The Pogona vitticeps strain Pit_001003342236 chromosome 3, PviZW2.1, whole genome shotgun sequence genome includes a window with the following:
- the QTRT2 gene encoding queuine tRNA-ribosyltransferase accessory subunit 2 isoform X1, which produces MKMKLSMSKIVGGCRLGILTNFGKKETQSMEIPGCLLYTKMGSAPHLTHDTLQMVQDVPVVAQLSLSALADLHEVLAEYKEGIRKFIGMPESVVYCSLHDPVSCSPTGYNNNKAVSIWGCGGRMELRASKFMAIQQVIQPDWFQCLSDGDILAGEVSKKRVRKSVDRSLSFLDECLQLQDKSPELQQSLMIGVIEGGNVLEERLRSARETAKRPVGGFLLDGFQGSAMTKETKLELLALVTAELPEDKPRLIHGIGRPDEVMECIERGVDIFESFFPYLVTERGCALTFNYDYHPNPERAAIKESEQTDVGRKEDETFNGPQGITSFEICLEKKRYQDDFGPLVDGCFCYCCQNHSRAYVHHLLITKEMLAKVLLMIHNFQHYFGFFCSVRNALKEDMVDQLKKIIISQSL; this is translated from the exons ATGAAGATGAAACTGAGCATGTCAAAAATAGTTGGTGGCTGCCGTCTTGGTATACTGACAAATTTTGGGAAAAAGGAGACGCAATCAATGGAGATTCCAGGTTGCCTGCTTTATACAAAAATGGGATCAGCACCACATCTTACCCATGACACTCTACAGATGGTCCAAGATGTTCCTGTAGTTGCACAACTTTCACTTTCAGCATT AGCAGATCTTCATGAGGTCTTGGCAGAATATAAAGAAGGCATCAGAAAGTTCATAG GTATGCCAGAGTCAGTAGTGTACTGTTCCCTTCATGATCCAGTTAGCTGTTCCCCAACTGGCTACAACAATAACAAG GCAGTATCTATATGGGGATGTGGAGGGCGGATGGAATTGAGAGCATCGAAGTTTATGGCTATCCAGCAGGTTATCCAGCCGGACTGGTTCCAGTGCCTTTCAGATGGAGACATACTTGCTGGTGAAGTCTCCAAGAAGAGAGTCAGGAAGTCTGTTGATCGATCCCTGTCTTTTTTGGATGAATGTCTACAACTGCAAGATAAATCACCG GAATTGCAACAAAGCTTGATGATTGGTGTTATTGAAGGTGggaatgtgctggaggagaggctGAGATCCGCTAGAGAGACTGCTAAGAGACCTGTGGGTGGCTTTTTGTTGGATGGCTTTCAGGGAAGTGCCATGACCAAGGAAACCAAGCTGGAACTCTTGGCCTTGGTTACAGCAGAACTGCCAGAAGATAAACCAAG ACTTATCCATGGTATTGGCAGGCCAGATGAGGTGATGGAGTGCATTGAGAGAGGGGTAGATATTTTTGAGAGTTTCTTCCCTTACCTGGTGACAGAGCGCGGCTGTGCTTTAACCTTCAACTATGATTATCATCCAAATCCTGAAAGAGCAG CCATCAAAGAAAGTGAACAAACAGATGTgggaagaaaagaagatgaaacatTCAATGGACCCCAAGGAATTActtcatttgaaatatgtttggaaaaaaaacG GTACCAGGATGATTTTGGTCCTTTGGTGGATGGATGCTTTTGCTACTGCTGTCAAAACCATAGTCGTGCCTATGTCCATCATCTTCTCATAACTAAAGAGATGCTGGCTAAAGTCCTGCTTATGATACATAATTTTCAGCACTACTTTGGCTTTTTCTGCTCAGTCCGAAATGCTCTGAAGGAGGACATGGTGGATCAGTTGAAAAAAATTATCATCAGCCAGTCACTCTGA
- the QTRT2 gene encoding queuine tRNA-ribosyltransferase accessory subunit 2 isoform X4, whose translation MKMKLSMSKIVGGCRLGILTNFGKKETQSMEIPGCLLYTKMGSAPHLTHDTLQMVQDVPVVAQLSLSALADLHEVLAEYKEGIRKFIGMPESVVYCSLHDPVSCSPTGYNNNKAVSIWGCGGRMELRASKFMAIQQVIQPDWFQCLSDGDILAGEVSKKRVRKSVDRSLSFLDECLQLQDKSPELQQSLMIGVIEGGNVLEERLRSARETAKRPVGGFLLDGFQGSAMTKETKLELLALVTAELPEDKPRTVFHEPRKIISASRLIHGIGRPDEVMECIERGVDIFESFFPYLVTERGCALTFNYDYHPNPERAAIKESEQTDVGRKEDETFNGPQGITSFEICLEKKRYQDDFGPLVDGCFCYCCQNHSRAYVHHLLITKEMLAKVLLMIHNFQHYFGFFCSVRNALKEDMVDQLKKIIISQSL comes from the exons ATGAAGATGAAACTGAGCATGTCAAAAATAGTTGGTGGCTGCCGTCTTGGTATACTGACAAATTTTGGGAAAAAGGAGACGCAATCAATGGAGATTCCAGGTTGCCTGCTTTATACAAAAATGGGATCAGCACCACATCTTACCCATGACACTCTACAGATGGTCCAAGATGTTCCTGTAGTTGCACAACTTTCACTTTCAGCATT AGCAGATCTTCATGAGGTCTTGGCAGAATATAAAGAAGGCATCAGAAAGTTCATAG GTATGCCAGAGTCAGTAGTGTACTGTTCCCTTCATGATCCAGTTAGCTGTTCCCCAACTGGCTACAACAATAACAAG GCAGTATCTATATGGGGATGTGGAGGGCGGATGGAATTGAGAGCATCGAAGTTTATGGCTATCCAGCAGGTTATCCAGCCGGACTGGTTCCAGTGCCTTTCAGATGGAGACATACTTGCTGGTGAAGTCTCCAAGAAGAGAGTCAGGAAGTCTGTTGATCGATCCCTGTCTTTTTTGGATGAATGTCTACAACTGCAAGATAAATCACCG GAATTGCAACAAAGCTTGATGATTGGTGTTATTGAAGGTGggaatgtgctggaggagaggctGAGATCCGCTAGAGAGACTGCTAAGAGACCTGTGGGTGGCTTTTTGTTGGATGGCTTTCAGGGAAGTGCCATGACCAAGGAAACCAAGCTGGAACTCTTGGCCTTGGTTACAGCAGAACTGCCAGAAGATAAACCAAG AACAGTGTTTCATGAACCAAGAAAAATCATCTCAGCCAGCAG ACTTATCCATGGTATTGGCAGGCCAGATGAGGTGATGGAGTGCATTGAGAGAGGGGTAGATATTTTTGAGAGTTTCTTCCCTTACCTGGTGACAGAGCGCGGCTGTGCTTTAACCTTCAACTATGATTATCATCCAAATCCTGAAAGAGCAG CCATCAAAGAAAGTGAACAAACAGATGTgggaagaaaagaagatgaaacatTCAATGGACCCCAAGGAATTActtcatttgaaatatgtttggaaaaaaaacG GTACCAGGATGATTTTGGTCCTTTGGTGGATGGATGCTTTTGCTACTGCTGTCAAAACCATAGTCGTGCCTATGTCCATCATCTTCTCATAACTAAAGAGATGCTGGCTAAAGTCCTGCTTATGATACATAATTTTCAGCACTACTTTGGCTTTTTCTGCTCAGTCCGAAATGCTCTGAAGGAGGACATGGTGGATCAGTTGAAAAAAATTATCATCAGCCAGTCACTCTGA
- the QTRT2 gene encoding queuine tRNA-ribosyltransferase accessory subunit 2 isoform X2 yields the protein MPESVVYCSLHDPVSCSPTGYNNNKAVSIWGCGGRMELRASKFMAIQQVIQPDWFQCLSDGDILAGEVSKKRVRKSVDRSLSFLDECLQLQDKSPELQQSLMIGVIEGGNVLEERLRSARETAKRPVGGFLLDGFQGSAMTKETKLELLALVTAELPEDKPRTVFHEPRKIISASRLIHGIGRPDEVMECIERGVDIFESFFPYLVTERGCALTFNYDYHPNPERAAIKESEQTDVGRKEDETFNGPQGITSFEICLEKKRYQDDFGPLVDGCFCYCCQNHSRAYVHHLLITKEMLAKVLLMIHNFQHYFGFFCSVRNALKEDMVDQLKKIIISQSL from the exons ATGCCAGAGTCAGTAGTGTACTGTTCCCTTCATGATCCAGTTAGCTGTTCCCCAACTGGCTACAACAATAACAAG GCAGTATCTATATGGGGATGTGGAGGGCGGATGGAATTGAGAGCATCGAAGTTTATGGCTATCCAGCAGGTTATCCAGCCGGACTGGTTCCAGTGCCTTTCAGATGGAGACATACTTGCTGGTGAAGTCTCCAAGAAGAGAGTCAGGAAGTCTGTTGATCGATCCCTGTCTTTTTTGGATGAATGTCTACAACTGCAAGATAAATCACCG GAATTGCAACAAAGCTTGATGATTGGTGTTATTGAAGGTGggaatgtgctggaggagaggctGAGATCCGCTAGAGAGACTGCTAAGAGACCTGTGGGTGGCTTTTTGTTGGATGGCTTTCAGGGAAGTGCCATGACCAAGGAAACCAAGCTGGAACTCTTGGCCTTGGTTACAGCAGAACTGCCAGAAGATAAACCAAG AACAGTGTTTCATGAACCAAGAAAAATCATCTCAGCCAGCAG ACTTATCCATGGTATTGGCAGGCCAGATGAGGTGATGGAGTGCATTGAGAGAGGGGTAGATATTTTTGAGAGTTTCTTCCCTTACCTGGTGACAGAGCGCGGCTGTGCTTTAACCTTCAACTATGATTATCATCCAAATCCTGAAAGAGCAG CCATCAAAGAAAGTGAACAAACAGATGTgggaagaaaagaagatgaaacatTCAATGGACCCCAAGGAATTActtcatttgaaatatgtttggaaaaaaaacG GTACCAGGATGATTTTGGTCCTTTGGTGGATGGATGCTTTTGCTACTGCTGTCAAAACCATAGTCGTGCCTATGTCCATCATCTTCTCATAACTAAAGAGATGCTGGCTAAAGTCCTGCTTATGATACATAATTTTCAGCACTACTTTGGCTTTTTCTGCTCAGTCCGAAATGCTCTGAAGGAGGACATGGTGGATCAGTTGAAAAAAATTATCATCAGCCAGTCACTCTGA
- the QTRT2 gene encoding queuine tRNA-ribosyltransferase accessory subunit 2 isoform X3, whose protein sequence is MPESVVYCSLHDPVSCSPTGYNNNKAVSIWGCGGRMELRASKFMAIQQVIQPDWFQCLSDGDILAGEVSKKRVRKSVDRSLSFLDECLQLQDKSPELQQSLMIGVIEGGNVLEERLRSARETAKRPVGGFLLDGFQGSAMTKETKLELLALVTAELPEDKPRLIHGIGRPDEVMECIERGVDIFESFFPYLVTERGCALTFNYDYHPNPERAAIKESEQTDVGRKEDETFNGPQGITSFEICLEKKRYQDDFGPLVDGCFCYCCQNHSRAYVHHLLITKEMLAKVLLMIHNFQHYFGFFCSVRNALKEDMVDQLKKIIISQSL, encoded by the exons ATGCCAGAGTCAGTAGTGTACTGTTCCCTTCATGATCCAGTTAGCTGTTCCCCAACTGGCTACAACAATAACAAG GCAGTATCTATATGGGGATGTGGAGGGCGGATGGAATTGAGAGCATCGAAGTTTATGGCTATCCAGCAGGTTATCCAGCCGGACTGGTTCCAGTGCCTTTCAGATGGAGACATACTTGCTGGTGAAGTCTCCAAGAAGAGAGTCAGGAAGTCTGTTGATCGATCCCTGTCTTTTTTGGATGAATGTCTACAACTGCAAGATAAATCACCG GAATTGCAACAAAGCTTGATGATTGGTGTTATTGAAGGTGggaatgtgctggaggagaggctGAGATCCGCTAGAGAGACTGCTAAGAGACCTGTGGGTGGCTTTTTGTTGGATGGCTTTCAGGGAAGTGCCATGACCAAGGAAACCAAGCTGGAACTCTTGGCCTTGGTTACAGCAGAACTGCCAGAAGATAAACCAAG ACTTATCCATGGTATTGGCAGGCCAGATGAGGTGATGGAGTGCATTGAGAGAGGGGTAGATATTTTTGAGAGTTTCTTCCCTTACCTGGTGACAGAGCGCGGCTGTGCTTTAACCTTCAACTATGATTATCATCCAAATCCTGAAAGAGCAG CCATCAAAGAAAGTGAACAAACAGATGTgggaagaaaagaagatgaaacatTCAATGGACCCCAAGGAATTActtcatttgaaatatgtttggaaaaaaaacG GTACCAGGATGATTTTGGTCCTTTGGTGGATGGATGCTTTTGCTACTGCTGTCAAAACCATAGTCGTGCCTATGTCCATCATCTTCTCATAACTAAAGAGATGCTGGCTAAAGTCCTGCTTATGATACATAATTTTCAGCACTACTTTGGCTTTTTCTGCTCAGTCCGAAATGCTCTGAAGGAGGACATGGTGGATCAGTTGAAAAAAATTATCATCAGCCAGTCACTCTGA